One genomic region from Prionailurus bengalensis isolate Pbe53 chromosome C1, Fcat_Pben_1.1_paternal_pri, whole genome shotgun sequence encodes:
- the MARS2 gene encoding methionine--tRNA ligase, mitochondrial yields MVQISALRLLRRPGTRGVSLLEYSTPRHYTSVPLRARDDARDDARDERAFFTTPIFYVNAAPHIGHLYSALLADALCRHRRLRVPSAAATRFSTGTDEHGLKIQQAAAAAGLAPTELCDRVSAQFQQLFREAGISSTDFIRTTEVRHRIAVQHFWGLLKARGLLYKGLYEGWYCASEECFLPEAKVTRQPSSSGNSCPVSLESGHPVVWTKEENYIFRLSQFREPLQQWLRGDPQAITPEPFHHAVLQWLEEELPDLSVSRRSSHLHWGIPVPGDDSQTIYVWLDALVNYLTVIGYPNAEFKSWWPTTSHIIGKDILKFHAIYWPALLLGAGMSPPHRIYVHSHWTVCGQKMSKSLGNVVDPRTCLDRYTVDGFRYFLLRQGVPNWDCDYYDEKVVKLLDSELADALGGLLNRCTANRINPSGTYPVFCTTCFPSEPGLVGPSVRAQAEDYALVNAVATLPKQVADHYDNFQIYKALEAVSSCVRQTNGFVQRHAPWKLNWESPVDAPWLGTVLHVALECLRVFGTLLQPVTPSLADKLLSRLGVSATERGLRELCFLPRFYGHPCPFEGRRLGPETGLLFPRLDQSRAWLVKAHRT; encoded by the coding sequence ATGGTGCAGATTTCTGCCCTGCGGCTGCTAAGACGGCCGGGGACGAGAGGAGTCTCGCTCCTGGAGTACTCTACCCCCCGCCACTACACTTCGGTCCCTCTCCGTGCCCGCGACGATGCCCGCGACGATGCTCGCGACGAGCGCGCTTTCTTCACGACACCCATTTTCTACGTGAACGCGGCGCCGCACATCGGGCACCTGTACTCGGCGCTACTGGCAGACGCCTTGTGCCGCCACCGTCGCCTCCGAGTTCCCAGCGCCGCCGCCACGCGATTCTCCACTGGTACCGACGAGCATGGCCTGAAGATTCAGCAAGCAGCAGCCGCTGCGGGCCTGGCCCCCACCGAGCTGTGCGACCGAGTCTCTGCCCAGTTCCAGCAGCTTTTTCGGGAGGCTGGCATCTCCTCTACCGACTTCATCCGCACCACCGAAGTCCGGCACCGGATCGCTGTGCAGCATTTCTGGGGATTGCTGAAGGCCCGGGGTCTGCTCTACAAGGGTCTCTATGAAGGTTGGTATTGCGCCTCCGAAGAGTGCTTCCTGCCTGAGGCCAAGGTCACCAGGCAGCCGAGTTCCTCGGGGAATTCGTGTCCTGTGTCTTTAGAGAGTGGGCATCCCGTAGTCTGGACCAAGGAAGAAAACTACATTTTCAGGCTTTCTCAGTTCCGAGAGCCTCTTCAGCAGTGGCTGCGGGGCGACCCTCAGGCAATCACCCCTGAGCCATTTCATCACGCAGTTCTTCAGTGGCTAGAGGAGGAGCTGCCAGACCTGTCAGTCTCTCGAAGGAGCAGCCACTTGCATTGGGGCATTCCTGTGCCCGGGGACGACTCGCAGACCATCTACGTATGGCTGGATGCCTTGGTCAACTACCTTACTGTAATTGGCTACCCAAATGCTGAGTTCAAATCTTGGTGGCCAACCACCTCTCATATCATAGGCAAGGACATTCTTAAATTCCACGCTATCTATTGGCCTGCCCTCCTCTTAGGGGCCGGCATGAGCCCACCACACCGCATCTATGTCCACTCACACTGGACGGTCTGTGGCCAAAAGATGTCCAAAAGCTTGGGCAACGTGGTGGATCCCAGGACTTGCCTTGATCGCTATACTGTGGATGGCTTCCGATACTTTCTTCTTCGGCAGGGCGTCCCCAACTGGGACTGTGATTACTATGATGAAAAGGTGGTTAAGTTGCTAGATTCCGAGCTGGCAGATGCTTTGGGAGGCCTCTTGAACCGGTGTACTGCCAATAGAATAAATCCTTCTGGGACCTATCCGGTTTTCTGCACTACCTGCTTTCCCAGTGAGCCAGGGTTGGTGGGGCCGTCAGTTCGTGCTCAGGCAGAGGACTATGCTTTGGTGAATGCAGTGGCCACTCTGCCCAAGCAGGTAGCCGACCACTATGATAACTTTCAGATCTATAAAGCTCTGGAGGCAGTGTCCAGCTGTGTCCGGCAAACCAATGGCTTTGTCCAAAGGCATGCACCGTGGAAGTTGAACTGGGAGAGCCCAGTGGATGCCCCCTGGCTGGGTACTGTGCTTCATGTAGCCTTGGAGTGTTTGCGAGTCTTTGGAACTTTGCTCCAGCCTGTCACCCCAAGCCTAGCTGATAAGCTGCTATCCAGGTTGGGGGTGTCTGCCACAGAGAGGGGCCTTAGAGAGCTCTGTTTCTTGCCTCGATTCTATGGACATCCATGTCCTTTtgaagggaggaggctgggaccTGAAACTGGGCTCTTGTTTCCAAGACTAGACCAGTCTAGGGCCTGGCTGGTAAAAGCCCATAGGACCTAG